One window of the Salminus brasiliensis chromosome 1, fSalBra1.hap2, whole genome shotgun sequence genome contains the following:
- the grcc10 gene encoding protein C10 — translation MASAPAQQPTLTIEQARVVLSEVIQAFSVPENAARMEEARESACNDMGKMLQLVLPVATQIQQEVIKAYGFNNEGEGVLKFARLVKMYESQDPEIAAMSVKLKSLLLPPLSTPPIGGGIPAS, via the exons ATGGCATCAGCTCCAGCCCAGCAGCCAACTCTGACCATTGAACAGGCCAGAG TTGTCCTGAGTGAGGTCATCCAAGCCTTTTCTGTGCCTGAGAATGCAGCTCGAATGGAGGAGGCGAGAGAGAGTGCCTGTAATGACATGGGCAAGATGCTGCAGCTCGTACTGCCTGTAGCTACACAAATCCAGCAGGAGGTCATCAAGGCCTATGGCTTTAACAATGAAGGAGAAG GTGTTTTGAAGTTTGCCAGACTGGTAAAAATGTATGAATCTCAAGACCCAGAGATTGCTGCGATGTCAGTCAAGCTCAAGTCTCTCCTCCTTCCACCTCTGTCAACCCCACCGATTGGTGGTGGAATCCCAGCTTCCTAG
- the saysd1 gene encoding SAYSvFN domain-containing protein 1, producing MEQKLAEFRARRRAEMKTEKNAQQETKETLTESRQPVVESDTRDSPKEAQKPKQKEEKTQAKDGPDWLLDSALGRWLGVQRLAFTNLTLLKVLLWLVLLGLFSELDFGLPFFLLSLFYWLYEGLRSPTVRQPGELSAYSVFNPDCQPILGTLTAEQLEGEMGYRPMANRVR from the exons ATGGAGCAGAAGCTCGCTGAGTTCAGAGCACGGAGGAGAGCAGAGATGAAAACGGAGAAAAACGCCCAGCAAGAGACGAAAGAGACACTGACGGAGTCGAGGCAGCCGGTGGTGGAGTCGGACACCCGGGACTCTCCAAAAGAGGCACAGAAACCAaagcaaaaagaagaaaaaacacaagCCAAG gaTGGCCCAGACTGGCTGCTGGACAGTGCTCTGGGTCGCTGGCTGGGTGTCCAGCGGTTGGCCTTCACCAATCTGACCCTGCTGAAGGTGCTGCTGTGGCTGGTGTTACTTGGTCTTTTCTCTGAGCTTGACTTTGGGTTGCCATTCTTTCTCTTGTCTCTGTTCTACTGGCTCTACGAGGGTCTGCGGAGTCCCACTGTGAGGCAACCTGGAGAGCTCAGCGCTTACTCTGTGTTTAATCCTGACTGCCAGCCGATCCTGGGCACTTTAACTGCTGAACAGCTGGAGGGAGAGATGGGGTACAGACCCATGGCCAACAGAGTTCGCTGA